The stretch of DNA CTCGAAGGCGTAGCGGCGTTATTCGGCTTGCCCGATACGCCGAAACGGATCGAGACATACGACAACTCCCATATTATGGGACAAAGCGCCTACGGCGTGATGATTGTCGGCGGGCTGGAAGGATTCAACAAACGCGCTTATCGCAAATACGGTATTAAGGGAAATATCGCGCCAGGCGATGACTTTGCCATGATGCGTGAAGTGATGGAACGACGTTTTGGTAAAAAGGCACGGGGCGAGGGGGATGAACGCCCTGAAGACTGGCCTGATCTTTTGCTGATCGACGGCGGGCTTGGGCAATATCGCGCTGTGCGTGGCGTGTTGGATGAATTGGGCGTTACCGACGTGCCGATGGTAGCGATCGCCAAGGGACCGGATCGCGATGCCGGGCGTGAATGGTTCTATACTGCCGACAAGGCACCGTTCCAGCTCCCGCCGCGCGATCCGGTGTTGTATTACCTACAGCGCCTCCGCGACGAGGCCCATCGCTTCGCCATCACCACGCATCGTGCCGGCCGTTCTAAAAAGCTCGTGAAATCCGAGCTGGATGACATTCCCGGCATTGGCGCCGCCCGCAAGCGCGCCCTGCTCAATCATTTCGGTTCGGCGCGTGGTGTCAAACAAGCGGGATTGCAGGAACTGGCGGCGGTGGAAGGCATTAATTCCGAAACGGCTCGCGCCATTTATGGTCGATTTCATCCTGAATGGGCGCGAGAACAAGAAAACTGAAAGGACTTGGCGCTTCGGCCCGGACGCCTTATGAGTTCCTAGCGTATCGGAAGCCGATGATCTGTTCGAGGGGTGGCACATGCTGACGGATCTTCCCAATGTCCTGACATTGCTGCGAATCGCTTCTATTCCGATATTGGTGACGCTTGTCGCCGTTCAGGCGCCTTGGGCAGATGCGATGGCATGCGTGATCTATGTCGCTGCCTGCATCACCGATTATCTGGACGGTATGCTGGCGCGGCGCTGGAAGCAGAATTCGGATCTGGGCCGTATGATGGACCCAATTGCCGATAAGCTCCTAGTCGGCGCGCTTCTTCTGACATTGGCGGGATACAGCAAGCTCACGCTCGGCTCTTTGTTCGCGGCCATCATCATTATGTTGCGCGAAATCCTGGTGAGCGGATTGCGCGAATATATGGCGACGCAACGCGCCACCTTGCCTTCCACACGTTTGGCAAAATGGAAAACCGGTATTCAGATGGTCGCCATCGGCATGTTGCTCGCAGGCGATTCGACCGCTGCCTTGATCGATATGCCTTGGCTGCCGGTGGGCCGCCTGGGAGGCGCGCTTTTGTGGTTTTCGGTCATACCAACAGTCGTCAGCGGGTGGGGTTATCTGCTCGCAGGTGTTACGCGAATGACGCAGGCGGCAAAATCCGCCCGCCTTGCCTCTAAAGCAGCCCCTTGAAACATTTCTCTTTTCACTTCCGTCTGGCATGGTGCTCTCGCTGACGCTAGAGAAAGCGCTCAGGCAAACGGGAGTAAAAAATGCGGAAAGCCGCTCTTTTGGCACTACCAATCTTTTTGAGCGGATGTTCCGGATTTGGTAAGTTCTTTCACGACACCGCAACTCTTCCAGGCGAGAATCCAAATATGCCTACGGGGGATGCGGAAAATCTTGAGAGAGCACGCGGGCATGCTTACCAAGCGCTGCCAATACTTCCAGAAGCCGGAAATATCTGGCCGGGCGCTCCACAACCTTTGCCGACATTGCGTGACGTGGAAAATAGCAAGCGCGGCATTGCTGATTCACTCAGCGACCCGAACAGCTATTACGGCAGCATGACAGGCGGCAGCCTGCACGAAGGGCAAGACACCGGACCGCAAATGCCGAGCGGCGCTGCCATTAGTGCTGGAGAAGAAAACGACGCCCATAATGGCGTGCGCGATTTCTCAGGGCCGGGCATCTCCGCCGTGCCTGATAATGCTGCCAAATATGGTGCGCATCAAAACCGTGCCAACACGATCGTCATTCCGAATGGAGATGGCACGAGCACTCTTATTTCTCCGGATGGCTCGGTGAAGATCCGCAAGGATACACCGGCCACCCATTAAGAACGCTCTTTAGTCGTAGCGCCGATAAAGCCCGACGAGACGTCCTTGAATACGCACTCGGTCCGATGGGAAGATCCGAGTTTCGTAACTGGCGTTGGCGGGCTCGAGCGCAATGGAATTGCCATGGCGGCGCAAACGTTTCAGCGTCACTTCCTGGCCATCGATCAATGCCACAATGATCTGGCCGTTTTCCGCGACGTCGCCCTGGCGGATTAAAACGATATCTCCATCCAGTATCCCGGCTTCGATCATTGAATCGCCCGAGACTTCCAGCGCGTAATGCGCGCCGTGGCCCAAGAGATTCGCTGGAACCTGAATATGATCGCCATTCTCACGCAACGCTTCGATCGGCAAGCCTGCGGCGATCCGTCCATAGAGGGGAAGGCTGACCGGCCCATCGACATCGTTCGCGCCTGCTGCACCGGCAGCACTTCCGAAGCGCGCCTGCACGACGTTTGAATGACCCCCCAGTGCAGGGTCGGCATTTGCCCCCAGATTAGACGTATCGACCAAACTGGGCATCGGCGGCATTTTCACGACTTCGAGCGCACGCGCCCGATGGTGATGACGGCGCAGAAAGCCACGCTCTTCAAGCGCCGAGATCAGACGATGGATGCCTGACTTGGAACGCAGTTCGAGCGCGTCTTTCATCTCATCGAAGGATGGTGAGAAGCCGGTGCGCTTAAGATGATCGTCAATATAGAGAAGTAACTGATGTTGCTTGCGCGTCAGCATAAAGACTCCTGCCGCATTTAAAACCAGGATGAACTGGCCTTAATCCTATTTTGTTCTACATAGGTTCTATATTGTAGCGGAGCAAGGAAATTTATCACATCTTTGCATGATTTTCCGCCTTTCGTTGACGGAAAGGCTTGACCCAGGCGCTCGTTGTCCGCATGTATGCCGCCATCTTCGTTATCCGCTGCCGTCATTGTCGCGTGCAGCGACATCGTCAGTTTTGAGGATCCCATGGCTAAGACTAACGTCATTCAGATCCGTCTCGTTTCGACGGCGGATACTGGTTATTTCTACGTTACTAAGAAGAATGCTCGTTCCGCAACGGGCAAGATGGAAGTGCGTAAATACGACCCCGTCGTGCGCAAGCACGTCGCTTTCCGCGAAGCCAAGATTAAGTAATCTTCCAGGCTTCCTGAGCAATAAAAAAGGGCGGTTCATGACCGCCCTTTTTTATTGCCTGCTTAATAAAGCTTTTCGTGTGGTCCATAGGGGATCACGATATCGCCCCCTTTGGCGAGATTGAGCATGGCTCGGGAACGCTCATCGAGCATATCGGCATCGAGCGCACGCTCATTCAAACTGCTGATACGGCGCTTCCATACGATCTGTTCGGATTTCGAATCCTGCTGCGCCTGAAGGGCTTGTTCACGCAACTGAAGCTGCGTGTGGTAAGCATGCATTCCATGCTCGCCGTGAAGGGCATTCCAACCGAAATAAACGCTCAGCCCCAAGAAAAGCGTCGGAGGAATAATCGCGCGCACGGCACGGCGGATATGACGAACAATCTGCACGTTGTTTATGGAGCCTCGTCCCAATCAGCCTACGACTTTATGCCGCAACAGCTAAGTCATACCGCAACAGAGACGAGGAACTCAATTTATTCCCATAAGAAAGGGGAGTGTCTGAAACATTCCCCCTTCATTATTTCAGCCGCGAGGAAGAATGCTTCGGCCAGCGTATTGCGCCGCTGTCGCCAATTCGTTTTCGATGCGAATGAGTTGGTTGTATTTCGCCGTGCGATCGGAACGCGACAGAGAACCGGTTTTGATCTGACCGCAATTCGTCGCCACAGCCAGATCAGCGATAACAGAATCTTCTGTTTCGCCCGAACGATGGCTCATGACGCATTTATAGCCGGCACGATGCGCCGTTTCCATGGCTTGAAGCGTCTCGGTCAAGGTGCCGATCTGGTTTACCTTCACCAGCAACGCATTGGCGACGTTCTGATCGATACCGCGCTGTAGACGTTCGGTGTTGGTTACGAACAGATCGTCGCCGACGAGCTGAAGCTTATGGCCGAGAGTGTGCGTCAGTTCCGCCCAGCCCTCCCAATCGTCTTCCGCCAACCCGTCTTCGATCGAGATGATCGGATAGCGGGAGGCGAGATCGGCCAGGTATTTCACCATGCCGCTGGAATCGAGTTCTTTGCCTTCGCCTTCCATCTTGTAAAGACCGTCGCGATAGAACTCGGTTGCGGCGCAATCGAGCGCAAACGTGATGTCCTCGCCCAAACGATAGCCGGCGTCTTCCACGGATTTGGAAATGAAGCCCAATGCGTCATCGGCGGATTTGAGGCCAGGGGCGAAACCACCCTCATCACCCACATTGGTGTTATGGCCAGCCGCCGCCAAATTCTTTTTCAAGCGTGCGAAGATTTCCGACCCCATGCGAACCGCATCCATGATGGTCGGTGCGCCGATGGGCTGGATCATGAATTCCTGGATGTCGATCGGGTTATCCGCATGTTGTCCGCCATTGACGATATTCATCATAGGAACAGGCAAGGTATGCGCGAAAACGCCGCCGACATAACGATACAGAGGAATTTCAAGCTCCGCCGCTGTCGCTTTGGCGATACCAAGCGAAACGGCGAGAATGGAGTTCGCCCCTAAACGCGCCTTATTGGGCGTGCC from Kozakia baliensis encodes:
- the rpmG gene encoding 50S ribosomal protein L33 is translated as MAKTNVIQIRLVSTADTGYFYVTKKNARSATGKMEVRKYDPVVRKHVAFREAKIK
- a CDS encoding FtsB family cell division protein, whose product is MQIVRHIRRAVRAIIPPTLFLGLSVYFGWNALHGEHGMHAYHTQLQLREQALQAQQDSKSEQIVWKRRISSLNERALDADMLDERSRAMLNLAKGGDIVIPYGPHEKLY
- the eno gene encoding phosphopyruvate hydratase produces the protein MSAIVDIIAREILDSRGNPTVEVEVELASGAKGRAAVPSGASTGAHEAVELRDGDASRYGGKGVLTAAAFAEGEILETLQGAESSDQIAIDNAMIDLDGTPNKARLGANSILAVSLGIAKATAAELEIPLYRYVGGVFAHTLPVPMMNIVNGGQHADNPIDIQEFMIQPIGAPTIMDAVRMGSEIFARLKKNLAAAGHNTNVGDEGGFAPGLKSADDALGFISKSVEDAGYRLGEDITFALDCAATEFYRDGLYKMEGEGKELDSSGMVKYLADLASRYPIISIEDGLAEDDWEGWAELTHTLGHKLQLVGDDLFVTNTERLQRGIDQNVANALLVKVNQIGTLTETLQAMETAHRAGYKCVMSHRSGETEDSVIADLAVATNCGQIKTGSLSRSDRTAKYNQLIRIENELATAAQYAGRSILPRG
- the lexA gene encoding transcriptional repressor LexA — protein: MLTRKQHQLLLYIDDHLKRTGFSPSFDEMKDALELRSKSGIHRLISALEERGFLRRHHHRARALEVVKMPPMPSLVDTSNLGANADPALGGHSNVVQARFGSAAGAAGANDVDGPVSLPLYGRIAAGLPIEALRENGDHIQVPANLLGHGAHYALEVSGDSMIEAGILDGDIVLIRQGDVAENGQIIVALIDGQEVTLKRLRRHGNSIALEPANASYETRIFPSDRVRIQGRLVGLYRRYD
- the pgsA gene encoding CDP-diacylglycerol--glycerol-3-phosphate 3-phosphatidyltransferase, with product MLTDLPNVLTLLRIASIPILVTLVAVQAPWADAMACVIYVAACITDYLDGMLARRWKQNSDLGRMMDPIADKLLVGALLLTLAGYSKLTLGSLFAAIIIMLREILVSGLREYMATQRATLPSTRLAKWKTGIQMVAIGMLLAGDSTAALIDMPWLPVGRLGGALLWFSVIPTVVSGWGYLLAGVTRMTQAAKSARLASKAAP